From a single Arachis hypogaea cultivar Tifrunner chromosome 3, arahy.Tifrunner.gnm2.J5K5, whole genome shotgun sequence genomic region:
- the LOC112782913 gene encoding kinase-interacting protein 1-like has translation MLQRAASNAYTWWWASHIRTKQSKWVEQNLQDMEEKVQAVLKLLQEEGDSFGKRAEMYYKRRPELINFVEECFRAYRSLADRYDHLSRDLQNANNTIAANCPDKVTYIDEDEDDGGSPRPNKKTPPEGFMQGNIPMPPTKELKNLLKTATKKLNPTKKPATKVKFTLPPKKSGLTKDELIEQVDKLQKQILALQTVKEFLKSSYDNSVARYKDTDEQIKKLQEKVSQFQDELGGQGVAIEDEEARRLMAEAALKSCQETLAHLQQKQAESQDETRVESKRVKETRGKLMSLVNELHDNPEDAKDDAETKELEEDADKISQHQQEVQLLQEKIKEHFEAGSHTTLTVTEMAEKIDELVNKVVSLESAVSSQSALVARWKAQTDELNALIKVLECDKETMMNDKIKLNEQLREMEEKLHGVQNLNRVVEDQNSNLETHFTEAQCNLDTLSEKVQNVKSDEEEEEVEAKNMSAQEEATPAERESPLDSKTASTQALGDSPDWQQLFTRGLEGREKVLLTEYTNALRNYKEVKNQLAELEKKTQDALFDSSLQLKELRGANAMKDEEIRLLRQKLSLLQKSLKGSEAMKDLPPEQTAEIQAIEEILQREPTLSRGYPIEEMLNMEEPEPISAIEEKFRMSIDELLEENLDFWMRFTATITEIQRYQTQVKDLLIEERKLEEKWKSSEGSSSTRYSLRSDVRPLYKHLAAIRIEMQAWMESIVGLKEELDQRFRSLCDMQEEILTALKSSAEDDEITFTSYQAAKFQGELLNMKQGNNKISDGLQTGLDIITTLQIDVEKVLLKMVEKFGLSTHNKNQPIKSSESHNRIPLKSFIFGVKPKKQNKNIFSKMTPGMHKKHRGSKDK, from the exons ATGTTGCAAAGAGCTGCAAGCAATGCTTATACATGGTGGTGGGCCAGTCACATCAGAACAAAGCAATCCAAATGGGTGGAACAGAACCTCCAAG ATATGGAGGAAAAAGTGCAAGCTGTTCTGAAGCTGTTACAGGAAGAGGGAGACTCGTTCGGAAAGAGAGCAGAAATGTACTACAAAAGGAGACCGGAGCTGATCAACTTTGTGGAAGAATGTTTTCGTGCCTACCGATCTTTGGCTGATCGGTACGATCACTTATCAAGAGATTTGCAAAATGCCAACAACACCATAGCTGCTAACTGTCCGGATAAAGTCACATAcattgatgaagatgaagatgatggtGGATCACCAAGACCCAATAAGAAGACCCCACCTGAAGGCTTCATGCAGGGGAATATTCCAATGCCTCCAACAAAAGAGTTGAAGAATCTCTTAAAGACGGCAACAAAGAAGCTCAATCCTACTAAGAAGCCAGCCACAAAAGTTAAATTCACTCTTCCTCCTAAGAAATCTGGTTTGACCAAAGACGAGTTAATTGAGCAGGTTGACAAGCTCCAGAAACAGATTCTGGCATTACAAACTGTTAAAGAGTTTCTGAAAAGCTCTTATGATAATTCCGTTGCTAGGTACAAGGACACTGATGAGCAGATCAAGAAGCTTCAGGAGAAAGTTTCTCAGTTTCAAGATGAGCTTGGCGGCCAAGGTGTTGCTATTGAGGACGAGGAAGCTCGCCGTTTGATGGCAGAAGCTGCTCTTAAATCCTGCCAAGAGACATTGGCTCACTTGCAACAAAAACAGGCAGAATCTCAAGATGAAACCAGGGTTGAGTCCAAAAGGGTCAAGGAAACCCGGGGGAAGTTGATGTCTCTGGTGAATGAGTTACATGACAATCCAGAGGATGCAAAAGATGATGCAGAAACAAAGGAGTTGGAAGAAGATGCTGATAAAATAAGTCAGCATCAACAGGAGGTGCAGTTACTACAGGAGAAGATTAAAGAACACTTTGAGGCTGGCTCTCATACAACTCTCACTGTGACTGAAATGGCAGAGAAGATTGATGAGCTGGTCAACAAAGTGGTCAGCTTAGAATCCGCTGTTTCCTCACAGTCAGCTCTTGTAGCGAGATGGAAAGCACAAACTGATGAACTTAATGCTCTTATTAAAGTTCTTGAATGTGATAAGGAAACTATGATGAATGACAAGATTAAGTTGAATGAGCAACTGagagaaatggaagaaaagcTGCATGGAGTACAGAATCTAAACAGAGTGGTTGAAGACCAGAATAGCAACCTTGAAACTCATTTCACGGAAGCACAATGTAACCTTGACACTCTGTCGGAGAAAGTACAGAATGTGAAGtctgatgaggaggaggaggaggttgaGGCTAAGAATATGTCAGCACAAGAAGAGGCAACCCCGGCAGAGAGGGAATCTCCATTAGACTCGAAGACTGCTTCGACACAAGCACTAGGAGATAGCCCAGATTGGCAGCAGTTGTTCACAAGGGGATTGGAAGGCAGAGAAAAGGTTTTGCTGACGGAGTATACCAATGCTCTTAGGAATTACAAAGAGGTGAAGAACCAGCTTGCTGAGTTAGAGAAGAAAACTCAAGATGCTCTCTTTGATTCATCTTTGCAGCTTAAAGAACTGAGGGGTGCAAATGCCATGAAAGATGAAGAGATTAGACTCCTGCGTCAGAAACTAAGTCTCCTGCAGAAAAGCCTAAAGGGAAGCGAGGCTATGAAAGATTTACCTCCAGAGCAGACAGCAGAGATTCAAGCCATTGAGGAGATTTTACAAAGAGAACCCACCCTTTCAAGGGGTTATCCCATTGAGGAAATGTTAAATATGGAAGAGCCTGAGCCTATATCAGCCATTGAAGAGAAGTTCCGAATGAGCATTGATGAACTTCTGGAGGAGAATTTAGATTTCTGGATGAGATTCACTGCTACTATCACTGAGATACAGAGATATCAAACCCAGGTCAAAGACTTGCTGATTGAGGAAAGAAAACTTGAGGAAAAATGGAAATCTTCAGAGGGAAGTAGCAGCACAAGATACTCTTTGAGATCAGATGTACGGCCACTTTACAAACACCTTGCAGCCATCCGAATCGAAATGCAAGCGTGGATGGAAAGCATTGTAGGGCTGAAAGAAGAACTTGATCAGAGATTCAGGTCCTTGTGTGATATGCAGGAAGAAATACTAACAGCCTTGAAATCCAGTGCTGAAGATGATGAAATCACGTTCACAAGCTATCAAGCAGCCAAGTTTCAAGGCGAATTATTAAACATGAAACAAGGGAATAACAAGATTTCTGATGGACTCCAAACAGGTCTTGATATCATAACAACTCTCCAGATTGATGTTGAGAAGGTTCTTCTAAAGATGGTTGAGAAATTTGGGCTATCAACTCACAATAAAAACCAGCCAATTAAATCTTCCGAGTCTCATAACCGGATTCCTCTCAAGTCATTTATCTTTGGCGTCaaaccaaagaaacaaaataaaaacatcttCTCAAAAATGACCCCTGGAATGCATAAAAAACACCGTGGTTCAAAAGATAAGTAG